A stretch of Prunus dulcis chromosome 6, ALMONDv2, whole genome shotgun sequence DNA encodes these proteins:
- the LOC117630904 gene encoding AP-2 complex subunit alpha-1-like, which produces MALSGMRGLSVFISDIRNCQNKEQERLRVDKELGNVRTRFKNEKGLSPYEKKKYVWKMLYIYMLGYDVDFGHMEAVSLISAPKYPEKQVGYIVTSCLLNENHDFLRLAINTVRNDIIGRNETFQCLALTMVGNIGGREFAESLAPDVQKLLISSSYRPLVRKKAALCLLRLYRKNPDVVNVDGWADRMAQLLDERDLGVLTSSMSLLVALVSNHHDSYWSCLPKCVKILERLARNQDIPQEYTYYGIPSPWLQVKTMRALQYFPTVEDPNTRRSLFEVLQRILMGTDVVKNVNKNNASHAVLFEALALVMHLDAEKEMMSQCVALLGKFIAVREPNIRYLGLENMTRMLMVTDVQDIIKRHQAQIITSLKDPDISIRRRALDLLYGMCDVSNAKDIVEELLQYLSTADFAMREELSLKAAILAEKFAPDLSWYVDVILQLIDKAGDFVSDDIWFRVVQFVTNNEDLQPYAAAKAREYLDKPAIHETMVKVSAYIIGEFGHLLARRPGCSPKELFSVIHEKLPAVSTYTIPILLSTYAKIFMHTQPPDAELQNQIWAIFNKYESCIDVEIQQRAAEYLALSRRGAALVDILAEMPKFPERQSALIKKAEDTEVDTAEQSAIKLRAQQTSNALVVTDQRPANGTPPVNQLGLVKIPSMSSNADHNSTDQALSQENGTLSTVDPQPASADLLGDLLGPLAIEGPPGTAVQSQPSVIPGVGGDSNAVDAAAIVPVGEEQNSVQPIGNIAERFLALCLKDSGVLYEDPNIQIGIKAEWRVHQGCLVLFLGNKNTSPLVSVQAIILPPSHFKMELSLVPDTIPPRAQVQCPLEVVNLRPSRDVAVLDFSYKFGNNMVNVKLRLPAVLNKFLQPIPVSAEEFFPQWRSLSGPPLKLQEVVRGVKPMPLAEMANLLNSLRLMVCPALDPNPNNLVASTMFYSESTRAMLCLVRIETDPADRTQLRMTVSSGDPTLTLELKEFIKEQLCSIPISPRAPGPVSPAHPVAQPTSPAAALTDPGAMLAGLL; this is translated from the exons ATGGCTTTGTCAGGCATGCGAGGCCTCTCTGTTTTCATCAGCGACATTCGGAATTGCCAGAACAAAGAGCAGGAGAGGCTCCGGGTCGATAAGGAGCTTGGAAATGTCCGTACACGCTTCAAAAACGAAAAG GGTTTGTCACCTtatgaaaagaagaagtatGTTTGGAAAATGCTTTACATTTATATGCTGGGCTATGATGTGGATTTTGGTCACATGGAAGCAGTTTCTTTAATATCTGCGCCTAAGTATCCAGAAAAGCAG GTTGGGTACATTGTGACATCATGTCTGCTCAATGAGAACCATGATTTTCTGAGATTAGCGATAAATACCGTGCGCAATGATATTATCGGTCGTAACGAGACTTTCCAGTGTTTGGCATTGACTATG GTTGGGAATATCGGCGGAAGAGAATTTGCAGAGTCATTAGCACCTGATGTTCAAAAGTTACTT ATTTCTAGCAGCTACAGACCACTTGTGAGAAAAAAAGCCGCACTATGTCTATTGCGCTTGTATAGGAAAAATCCTGATGTTGTCAATGTAGATGGCTG GGCTGACCGGATGGCACAACTTTTAGATGAACGCGATCTTGGTGTTTTGACATCATCTATGAGCCTTCTAGTAGCCCTTGTATCAAACCACCATGATTCTTACTGGAGTTGTCTTCCAAAATGCGTTAAAATATTAGAACGGCTTGCTAGGAACCAGGATATTCCACAAGAGTACACCTACTATGGTATCCCATCTCCCTGGCTTCAG GTTAAGACAATGAGGGCTCTTCAGTATTTTCCTACTGTTGAAGATCCAAATACCAGACGGTCATTGTTTGAG GTCTTACAACGGATATTGATGGGTACCGATGTTGTTAAAAATGTTAATAAGAACAATGCATCGCATGCTGTTCTCTTTGAAGCCCTTGCTCTT GTCATGCATCTGGATGCTGAAAAGGAAATGATGTCTCAGTGTGTTGCACTGCTTGGAAAATTTATTGCTGTGCGAGAACCAAATATCCGATATCTTGGTTTG GAAAATATGACGCGCATGTTAATGGTGACGGATGTGCAAGATATCATCAAGAGACATCAGGCTCAGATCATCACCTCATTGAAGGATCCAGATATCAG TATTCGTAGGCGTGCTCTTGACTTGCTTTATGGAATGTGCGATGTTTCAAATGCAAAAGATATAGTTGAAGAACTATTGCAG TATCTGAGCACAGCGGACTTTGCAATGCGTGAGGAATTGTCACTTAAAGCTGCCATTCTTGCCGAAAAATTTGCCCCTGATCTGTCATG GTATGTAGATGTGATTCTTCAACTAATTGACAAAGCTGGAGATTTTGTCAGTGATGATATATGGTTTCGTGTTGTGCAATTTGTTACAAATAACGAAGACTTACAG CCATATGCAGCAGCAAAAGCCAGAGAGTATCTTGACAAACCTGCTATACATGAGACAATGGTTAAG GTCAGTGCATATATCATTGGAGAATTTGGCCACCTTTTGGCCAGACGGCCTGGGTGTAGTCCAAAGGAATTATTTAGCGTCATACATGAGAAGCTTCCTGCTGTATC GACTTATACTATTCCTATTCTTCTTTCAACATATGCTAAGATCTTTATGCACACTCAACCTCCAGATGCAGAACTACAAAATCAGATTTGGGCAATATTCAACAA GTACGAGAGTTGCATTGATGTAGAGATACAACAACGAGCTGCTGAATACCTTGCCTTGAGTAGGAGAGGTGCAGCTCTTGTGGATATATTGGCTGAAATGCCTAAATTTCCTGAGCGGCAG TCTGCATTGATAAAAAAGGCTGAAGATACTGAGGTTGATACAGCAGAACAAAGTGCTATCAAGTTGCGGGCCCAGCAAACATCAAATGCTTTGGTTGTCACTGACCAACGTCCTGCTAATGGGACCCCACCTGTCAACCAGCTCGGTCTTGTAAAGATTCCCAGCATGAGCAGTAACGCG GATCACAATTCAACCGACCAAGCGTTATCTCAGGAAAATGGTACTTTGAGTACAGTTGATCCTCAACCTGCTTCAGCAGATCTCCTTGGTGATCTCTTGGGTCCACTGGCTATCGAAGGCCCTCCTGGTACTGCTGTTCAATCACAACCGAGTGTAATCCCTGGAGTAGGAGGCGATTCAAATGCAGTAGATGCCGCAGCCATAGTGCCTGTTGGCGAGGAGCAAAATTCTGTTCAG CCAATAGGAAATATTGCTGAAAGATTTCTTGCTTTGTGCTTGAAAGATAGTGGTGTTCTATACGAAGATCCTAATATTCAG ATTGGAATTAAAGCAGAGTGGCGGGTACATCAAGGATGTCTTGTTCTTTTCTTGGGAAACAAAAATACTTCACCACTTGTGTCAGTTCAGGCTATAATATTGCCTCCCTCCCATTTCAAAATGGAGCTCTCACTAGTACCAGACACTATACCTCCCAGGGCACAg GTACAATGCCCACTTGAAGTTGTGAATCTCCGTCCAAGCAGGGATGTAGCGGTTCTTGACTTCTCCTACAAGTTCGGTAACAATATG GTCAATGTCAAGCTTCGCCTCCCAGCTgtcttgaataaatttcttcagCCTATACCAGTGTCTGCTGAAGAGTTTTTTCCTCAGTGGAGATCACTATCAGGACCACCTCTGAAGCTTCAAGAAGTG GTTAGAGGTGTCAAACCAATGCCACTTGCCGAGATGGCAAATCTACTTAACAGTTTGCGATTGATGGTTTGTCCAGCACTT gatccaaatccaaataaCCTTGTTGCAAGCACAATGTTTTACTCAGAAAGTACACGGGCCATGCTTTGCTTG GTTAGAATAGAAACAGATCCAGCAGACAGAACCCAGTTGCGTATGACAGTTTCTTCAGGGGACCCTACATTAACACTCGA GTTGAAGGAGTTCATCAAGGAACAACTATGTAGCATCCCTATATCCCCTCGTGCACCTGGACCGGTGTCACCAGCACATCCAGTAGCTCAGCCAACCAGTCCAGCTGCAGCATTAACGGATCCCGGGGCTATGCTAGCCGGTCTGCTGTGA